The genomic window caacaaaacaacaactatgCACATGCAGCCCAAGATGAATACAAATAGCGACGTAGTAGGTAAGCCTACATGCATGTGTGCAtgggcttgtgtgtgtgtgtgtgtatgtggcaGTGTATTCCCGCATATGAACAGCGAAGCGCCTTAATAAGTGTGGCAAGACAGTCAAGGCAGCCTTCTTGCAACGTTGCATTCTAATTACGTTGCAGCAACATTACAGCGCGCGACTAAAAAgttacaacaatagcaacaaaaacaagcacAACTACATCACCATCGCAAAGGGGGAAGATGTGGCAGTGGCAATTCACGACAAAGCTAGTGACATGCTGCTTGTGCTTGTGCTGGTGCtggtgctgttgcttttgctgttgttgttattgttgttgttgttgttgttgttagcaaCGCCGCACTACACAAGTTCGCATGTTGCACACACGCTGATTAATTGTGTGGCACATAAATCTTTGAATGCAAGTTGCGTGAGCGCACAGGCGCGGGAAAACCAAATGTGAAAGGAAGCAGCAAGAAGAAGCGCTAGAGGAAGACTGCAGCAGGAAGAAGTCTAAAAGAAGATGAAACTCAAACTAGGTGGAAGAGTGCAGGAAGTGAGCGAGAGGAATTCGTATTCATTTGTTGCATTCGCAGAAAGAAAACTTGGAGATGTTGatggcaaaaattaaattacagatGAAAATTCCTTTTCGCCGAGCATAGCAAGGCAAGAATTATACGAATACCAAAGTGCATGTGGCGGCCGTTGTAGTCAAGTGGGCTTGTGTGTTTTGTGTGTGTTTACCAAACGGTTGGCACAGAGTTCGTTGCTCACTGAGGTGCTGAAAAAGCAAACGACAGAAAAAAGTgttccccacaaataaaaggcgCTCAGCAATCGCCCGATGTTTAAcaaaaagatagaaaaagtttctAACAAAGGTATTCAAGGGCCGCAGAAAAGCGTAGTTCGATCTAACAAATttgaggagcagctcggccaaacagatAGCAAAGAATGTACGTTCCAATTGTAGAGGTAGTAGATGAAGTGCATGCACACAAACGAggcacatacgagtatgttaATGCGTGAGTGTCTACGCAAGGCTCGTAATTTACGTATGCTTTGTAATTGCTGAAAATACTAATGAAAATCTAAAAAGTTTACGTGAACTTAGTACGAATACAAGACgaagcgtttttgtttttggtttatgtAATTTCACTTGAAGTAGGTTAAGGTAAAACGAAGGTGTGGCTATGTCAAGTTAAGTTCGGTTGTTGTGCGACTGCTTCTTGAGAAAAGAACCATTGTGACGGAAATGGCCTTGGCTATTATTAGGCATCCCGCGAGGGGCACTTTTCAGGGAGATGTCTTCCGCCCTCTTTTCTGGAGTCTTATTGTAATCACCACCTTAACTCTTTCGATCCGAACGGGACCTATGTGTCCCGGTATATGTTTGAGGATGCCTAGCCTGGAAATTAAGAGACTAAAATGGATTTAGCTTATCTCATTTCGTAGTTTATGGTATTCCTAGCGGTATTTCCTTCCGTTGTTTGATATTTAGTGGTAAACGCGTGttcataagttgaaaaaagatCGAAAGTTTGGACACGAATTCCGTATGTGACACTGTTTTTTGCAGTTATTCGTggtttttgagttttaaaaGCAACCAAAAGTATACTAATTTATTGAGTTAGTGGTTTTGTTATATACTGAGGTAAGTAAGTATTCATTCAAAAATCATTAGCATTTTCCTTTTACTGGGACGCATGTGTCCCACCAGTATTCATAGTGTCCCAGTCAATATTGAACATtcttggaaatttattaaaatgtaggtactgatattatttttcatttataaactcACATTGTTTGTACAGACTCATAATGCCTAAAAAGCTTGATGAAGAAGCCATTCCTAATATTTTCGAATCACCTAATGAGGATGACGACTTTTTAAACGGTAGCAGTGATAATTATGAGCCTTCTTATAGTGAGGTGTCATCTGCTGATGAAATAGATATGGATGATAATAATGAGGAGGATGCAGAAACACGTTCTACAGCTGATTCTGTAAATATTGCCACTATATGGTCTTCTCCCCGTGCGGAGTTTgtagcaataaaaacaataactagCTATCGACTTCCCGATATTGCTTATAGCTTTGAGAGGACTGACAATCCttacaatatatttaagaaagctTGCCCTGCAAGCCTTTTTATGCGTATTATCCAGTGCACGAACGAACATATTGAGATAATGCGAAACTCAAAACCAGCGTACAAAAATATAAAGCTAACAGATATTGGAGAAATTAGAATCGCTATTGGTTGCATGATAATTATGTCATATAACCATTTGCCATCTGTAAGACACTATTGGTCAAAACATAATTCTATGGGAAACGATGGAGTAAAATCGGCTATAACGCGGGATAGATTTCAGTTACTATCATCGAAAATGTACTTTGCTTCACCTGAAAAGCCCGAGACAGCATCCAAAATTTATTACGTGGAGGATATGGTTGAGTGCCTAAAGTCTCGATTCGCAAGTGCATGGAACGAAAGTGCTTACCAAAGTATCGTTGAAACCATGACGAAATTCAAGGGACGCTCCTCTATGAAACAATACTTACAATTGAAGTCCACTAAACGTGGTATCAAAATGTGGCTCAGATGTGATGCTCTTACTGGCTATACTTACGATTTTACTATCTATTGTGGGAGAGAAGATGGAAATGTCGAAGGAACTATAGGCGAGCGCGTGGTAAATCAGTTAGCTGCAACAATTCGAGAAACGGATGTGACTCTGTGTTTCGATCGGTTCTTCACAAATATCAATCTTCTAGAGCCTATTAATTACGCAGCGTTAGGAACTATTATGTCGAATCGCAAAAAATTGTCAGTCATCAGCACAAAGCTAAACAGAGGTCAATGCGTTTTCCGAGAAAGGAACACTAGTATAATGTATGCTAAATAGCAAGATACCAAGGAAGTAGTAGTTGTAAGCAATTGTTACTCCTCTCAAATCTccataatacaaggtggcgcaaaattaatcatccaattttgttttaaatttttttttttttcaaataaaaaaaatatttgaaaaaaaaatattttgagcgatggaaatctttattttgaccttaacgTGCTCTATTTCTTATATGTTTGCATGCTACAGCTGCCTGGTTCACAAGTCAAATATGTTTGACGTATGACACTATTTGCAAGAATTATAAgcgagtgattaattttgcgccaccttgtagaaattaaaaaatggtcaaaaagttAACGTGGACTGCCCCGAAATGATAAAATTTTACAGACAGATAATGGGGGGAGTTGACCGAGCTGATCAAATTGCAGGGCAATATGAGTTGGATCGGAAGTCTAATAAATggtggaaaaagttttttaccgatttttaatGATGTCAGTAGGAAGTTGTTGGGTAATCAATTCGCAACTTTCATGGAAACAAAAACCACGTATAAACTTTGTGATAGAGCTGGCGGAACACATAATTGCTGAAGGGAAGGAAAGAGCTGCTGTTCAACGCAGTGGCACGTCAGGAAGAAAAAGGAAGCTAGCGTCAGTCCACCTACCCATTCCAATTCCCAATCGAAGACGTTGCACAGGCTGTGCA from Anastrepha ludens isolate Willacy chromosome 5, idAnaLude1.1, whole genome shotgun sequence includes these protein-coding regions:
- the LOC128864619 gene encoding uncharacterized protein LOC128864619, with amino-acid sequence MPKKLDEEAIPNIFESPNEDDDFLNGSSDNYEPSYSEVSSADEIDMDDNNEEDAETRSTADSVNIATIWSSPRAEFVAIKTITSYRLPDIAYSFERTDNPYNIFKKACPASLFMRIIQCTNEHIEIMRNSKPAYKNIKLTDIGEIRIAIGCMIIMSYNHLPSVRHYWSKHNSMGNDGVKSAITRDRFQLLSSKMYFASPEKPETASKIYYVEDMVECLKSRFASAWNESAYQSIVETMTKFKGRSSMKQYLQLKSTKRGIKMWLRCDALTGYTYDFTIYCGREDGNVEGTIGERVVNQLAATIRETDVTLCFDRFFTNINLLEPINYAALGTIMSNRKKLSVISTKLNRGQCVFRERNTSIMYAK